A DNA window from Halomonas zincidurans B6 contains the following coding sequences:
- a CDS encoding peroxiredoxin, giving the protein MALQLGEVAPDFTVESTEGTVSFHEWLGDSWAVLFSHPADYTPVCTTELGAFAQRKGEFDKRDVKLIGVSVDPLDSHAGWAKDIETTQGTSLNYPLLADEDRVVAELYGMIHPKADPKVTVRTVFIIDPDKKIRLTLTYPPSTGRNVDEILRVIDSLQLTGKHKVATPVDWQNGEDVIIVPSVSDEEARERFPEGWDAQTPYLRVVRQPK; this is encoded by the coding sequence ATGGCTTTGCAGCTTGGAGAAGTAGCACCCGATTTTACAGTGGAATCAACGGAAGGCACCGTCAGCTTCCATGAGTGGCTTGGTGATAGTTGGGCCGTGCTGTTTTCCCACCCGGCCGACTATACGCCTGTCTGCACGACGGAGCTTGGCGCGTTTGCCCAGCGCAAAGGCGAGTTCGACAAGCGCGACGTCAAGCTGATCGGCGTTTCCGTCGACCCGCTGGACTCCCATGCCGGCTGGGCGAAGGACATCGAGACCACTCAAGGGACTTCTCTCAACTATCCGCTACTGGCTGACGAGGATCGGGTGGTCGCAGAGCTTTACGGGATGATTCATCCCAAGGCCGACCCCAAGGTGACGGTACGCACCGTTTTTATCATCGACCCGGACAAGAAGATTCGTCTGACCCTGACCTACCCACCCAGCACGGGTCGCAATGTCGATGAAATCCTGCGGGTCATCGATTCGCTGCAACTGACCGGCAAGCACAAGGTGGCAACCCCGGTGGACTGGCAGAACGGCGAAGACGTCATCATCGTCCCCTCCGTGTCGGACGAGGAAGCCAGGGAACGCTTTCCTGAAGGCTGGGATGCGCAGACACCGTACCTGCGTGTGGTCCGCCAGCCCAAGTAA
- a CDS encoding heavy metal-responsive transcriptional regulator, translated as MKTYSIGQLAERCGIATQAIRYYEQERLMPNPQRTESNYRRYPEAHVARLRFILQAKQWGFTLDEIRELLILQDANGDRAQAKRIAEEKLVKVREQLKHLSKIESVLSKTLSECSGEGPMQKGCPIIEAVVKNDVAAPRIACKPSMLKA; from the coding sequence ATGAAAACCTACAGTATCGGGCAACTGGCCGAGCGCTGCGGCATTGCCACCCAGGCGATCCGCTACTACGAGCAAGAGCGGCTCATGCCGAACCCCCAGCGAACGGAATCCAACTACCGCCGCTATCCCGAGGCGCATGTGGCCAGGCTGCGGTTCATTCTTCAGGCCAAGCAATGGGGTTTTACCCTCGATGAGATTCGTGAGCTGCTGATCCTGCAGGATGCCAACGGCGACCGGGCACAAGCCAAGCGGATTGCCGAAGAGAAGCTGGTCAAAGTTCGCGAGCAGCTCAAGCATCTTTCTAAGATCGAGTCGGTGCTTTCAAAAACGCTCTCCGAATGCTCAGGAGAAGGGCCCATGCAGAAAGGATGCCCTATTATCGAGGCAGTAGTTAAGAATGACGTTGCTGCGCCAAGAATTGCTTGTAAACCGTCCATGTTAAAGGCATGA
- a CDS encoding TVP38/TMEM64 family protein: protein MAHKLRLQQRLVWGASALIGLAVLYWALMETGALSILADKQALREWVNQLGLWGPLAIIGLMVGAIVMSPIPSGPIAMVAGATYGPFWGTLYVVIGAEAGALIAFCIARLLGYEAANRWSHIRPVLTWLGKERSQTGIMLIVFASRLVPFISFDAVSYAAGLTPLAFWRFLVATLAGVIPTAYMIAAFGEAFITADSRGMTVILLLISGITLLPILTKLVWVWQRNRKNRSS, encoded by the coding sequence ATGGCACACAAGCTGCGTTTACAGCAGAGGCTCGTCTGGGGAGCTTCGGCACTAATTGGCCTGGCTGTTCTCTACTGGGCGCTGATGGAAACAGGGGCTTTATCAATACTCGCAGACAAACAAGCGTTACGTGAGTGGGTCAATCAGCTTGGCCTCTGGGGGCCACTGGCTATTATTGGGCTGATGGTAGGGGCCATTGTTATGAGCCCAATCCCCAGCGGGCCGATTGCCATGGTGGCTGGGGCTACCTATGGCCCTTTCTGGGGAACTCTCTATGTGGTCATCGGTGCCGAGGCCGGTGCTCTAATTGCCTTTTGTATTGCACGCTTACTTGGTTATGAGGCGGCTAACCGCTGGTCACATATTAGACCTGTGCTGACCTGGCTAGGCAAAGAACGCTCGCAAACGGGAATAATGCTGATAGTTTTTGCATCCCGATTGGTGCCGTTCATTTCATTCGATGCCGTCAGTTACGCGGCGGGCCTCACACCGCTTGCTTTTTGGCGATTCTTGGTGGCCACCTTGGCTGGCGTAATTCCGACAGCGTACATGATCGCCGCGTTCGGCGAAGCGTTCATCACTGCCGACTCCAGGGGAATGACAGTTATCCTGCTTTTGATTAGTGGAATTACCCTTTTACCCATCTTGACGAAGCTGGTTTGGGTTTGGCAGCGCAACCGAAAGAATCGCTCAAGTTGA
- the lgt gene encoding prolipoprotein diacylglyceryl transferase has translation MLQYPTIDPVAIAIGPIKVYWYGLMYVIGLAAAWWLGRRRAHRIGLSHDDVGDLIFYGAVGIIVGGRVGYALVYGFDQLLANPLWLFKIWEGGMSFHGGLIGVLVAALLFARKHQLAFFQLTDFIAPLVPIGLGAGRIGNFINHELPGRVSDVPWAMVYPSMMGFGPEPRHPSSLYEFALEGVVMFVVLWWFSSRSHQRGMTSGLFLVLYGSFRFAVEFVRRPDPQLGFIAFDWMTMGQLLSLPMILAGLVLMAWARRRPFGSENRTVSS, from the coding sequence ATGCTGCAATACCCCACCATTGATCCTGTGGCTATCGCCATCGGGCCGATTAAAGTCTATTGGTATGGGCTGATGTATGTGATCGGGCTGGCTGCCGCCTGGTGGCTTGGGCGTCGGCGTGCCCACCGTATAGGCTTGAGTCACGATGACGTAGGCGATCTCATTTTTTATGGTGCTGTCGGCATCATAGTGGGAGGACGCGTTGGCTACGCCTTGGTGTATGGGTTCGATCAGCTACTTGCCAACCCTTTATGGTTATTCAAGATATGGGAAGGAGGAATGAGCTTCCATGGCGGGCTCATCGGGGTACTTGTTGCCGCCTTACTGTTTGCTCGAAAGCACCAATTGGCCTTTTTCCAGCTTACTGATTTCATAGCTCCATTAGTGCCAATCGGCCTAGGGGCCGGACGTATCGGAAACTTCATCAACCATGAACTGCCTGGACGCGTCAGTGACGTCCCCTGGGCTATGGTGTACCCATCAATGATGGGGTTTGGACCAGAGCCGCGTCATCCTTCATCGCTTTATGAGTTCGCCTTAGAGGGCGTTGTCATGTTTGTTGTGTTGTGGTGGTTCTCGAGCCGTTCGCATCAACGCGGCATGACATCCGGTCTGTTCCTGGTGCTCTATGGTAGCTTCCGCTTTGCTGTGGAGTTCGTACGTCGGCCCGATCCTCAATTAGGTTTTATCGCCTTTGATTGGATGACCATGGGACAGCTACTGAGCCTGCCCATGATTCTTGCAGGCCTGGTACTAATGGCTTGGGCTAGGCGTCGGCCGTTTGGTAGCGAGAACAGGACAGTATCTTCATGA
- a CDS encoding peroxiredoxin family protein, translated as MNIKKTGIWSGIIVAVIGLFVFIASNDNKSSPQAASKASQGSMAPDFDLPSSDGKRVTLSSFRGKQNVLIYFHEGLSCDACMQQMPELDKYLSDFNKMDVKLLYVALDSPEAMSKASSRYGLKSPVLSYQDAQTEQDYDLLPYSMGMGRRAGHTFVLVGKDGKILWRKDYWPSVGMSVPGGRMFVPGSEILSEVQKVLGGSS; from the coding sequence ATGAATATTAAGAAAACCGGCATATGGTCAGGAATAATCGTGGCAGTCATAGGCTTATTCGTGTTCATTGCCAGCAACGATAACAAATCATCACCGCAGGCCGCATCAAAGGCCTCGCAGGGTTCAATGGCTCCCGACTTTGATTTGCCTTCGTCTGACGGCAAACGAGTCACGCTATCAAGTTTTAGAGGTAAACAAAACGTGCTTATCTATTTCCACGAAGGGTTGTCATGTGACGCTTGCATGCAGCAAATGCCGGAGCTGGATAAGTACCTGTCTGACTTCAATAAAATGGATGTCAAATTGCTTTACGTCGCACTGGACTCACCAGAAGCAATGAGCAAAGCCAGTTCGCGTTACGGTTTGAAGTCACCTGTCTTGTCATACCAAGACGCCCAAACCGAGCAAGACTATGACCTCTTGCCCTATAGCATGGGTATGGGCCGGCGTGCCGGGCATACATTCGTGTTAGTCGGCAAGGATGGCAAGATTCTGTGGCGCAAAGACTACTGGCCGAGCGTTGGCATGAGCGTGCCTGGCGGCAGGATGTTTGTGCCTGGTTCAGAAATCCTGTCTGAGGTCCAAAAAGTGCTGGGAGGTAGCTCATAG